One genomic region from Streptomyces sp. NBC_00457 encodes:
- a CDS encoding ATP-binding protein produces MNAEISTQRLSATPRGARLARRLTALQLAAWGHPYDSEVNRTAQQLVAELAANAVTHGRVPGRDFELRLLLFPEETVRIEVSDPRGDRQLRFINEPEGECGRGLILVSLLALTWGVAERDVGKTVWVELALKEPGF; encoded by the coding sequence GTGAACGCCGAAATCTCCACCCAGCGCCTGAGTGCCACCCCCCGAGGTGCCCGGCTCGCCAGACGACTCACCGCGTTGCAACTCGCCGCGTGGGGGCACCCGTACGACAGCGAGGTGAACCGCACCGCGCAGCAGCTGGTCGCCGAGCTCGCGGCGAATGCCGTGACGCACGGTCGTGTTCCCGGGCGGGACTTCGAGTTGCGGCTGCTGCTGTTTCCTGAGGAGACCGTGCGTATTGAGGTGAGTGACCCGAGGGGGGATCGGCAGCTCCGGTTCATCAATGAGCCGGAGGGGGAGTGTGGGCGGGGGTTGATTCTCGTCTCGCTGCTCGCTCTCACCTGGGGCGTTGCGGAGCGCGACGTCGGGAAGACGGTGTGGGTGGAACTCGCCCTCAAGGAGCCGGGGTTCTGA
- a CDS encoding helix-turn-helix domain-containing protein, with product MTNDDAGAVTHVTDERERRPETPAEADGTIELFRTLGRMLRLLRERAGLTQKQFGAMVGYGPDQIGAMERGVRAPRPEFLEKADELLNADGLLKEAMEDVEQAMSKRRTRHPEWYRSYAALEAEAVELHFYANHGMPGLLQTPDYAHAVFVKRRPLLSEEAIEKRVSDRLSRQQVFERDPLPVISYVLEEVILDRPIGGKAVFAEQLERLLKIGSLRNVELQVMPTKVEEHPNLGGAFNLLTPQKHAQVGYTEAQGYPRLITDTEEVRKLAERYGIMRALALSPLESRTLIEKKLGEL from the coding sequence GTGACCAACGACGACGCAGGGGCGGTGACGCACGTGACGGATGAGCGGGAGCGGCGGCCGGAGACGCCGGCGGAGGCGGATGGAACCATCGAGTTGTTCCGCACGCTGGGCAGGATGCTCCGGCTGCTGCGCGAGCGGGCGGGGCTGACACAGAAGCAGTTCGGCGCCATGGTCGGATACGGGCCCGACCAGATCGGGGCGATGGAGCGGGGAGTGCGGGCACCCCGGCCGGAGTTCCTGGAGAAGGCGGACGAACTCCTCAACGCCGACGGGCTGTTGAAGGAGGCGATGGAGGACGTCGAGCAGGCGATGTCCAAGCGGCGGACCCGGCATCCGGAGTGGTACCGGAGTTACGCGGCGCTGGAGGCGGAGGCCGTCGAGCTGCACTTCTACGCCAACCATGGCATGCCGGGGCTGCTACAAACGCCGGACTACGCGCACGCCGTGTTCGTCAAGCGGCGCCCGCTGCTGAGCGAGGAGGCCATCGAGAAGCGGGTGTCGGACCGGCTGTCCCGGCAGCAGGTCTTCGAGCGCGACCCCCTGCCCGTCATCAGCTACGTGCTCGAAGAGGTCATCCTCGACCGGCCGATCGGCGGGAAGGCGGTCTTCGCGGAGCAGTTGGAGCGTCTGCTGAAGATCGGCAGCCTGCGGAACGTCGAACTCCAGGTCATGCCGACCAAGGTCGAGGAACACCCCAACCTGGGCGGTGCGTTCAACCTGCTGACGCCCCAGAAGCATGCGCAGGTGGGCTATACGGAAGCGCAGGGCTATCCAAGGCTTATCACTGACACGGAGGAAGTACGGAAGCTCGCCGAGCGCTATGGAATCATGCGGGCACTGGCCCTCAGTCCCTTGGAGTCCCGCACCTTGATCGAGAAGAAGTTGGGGGAGCTGTGA